Proteins found in one Clostridium butyricum genomic segment:
- the asrC gene encoding sulfite reductase subunit C, producing MNHDINIKNVRINCFRQSKVPGEFMLQMRVPGGTVNAKYLKDIQKIAETWGNGTFHIGTRQTFDIPGIKYENINEVNKFITNYLKEVEVDACNCNMEITENGYPTIGARNIMACIGNSHCIKGNINTKEMANKIEKLIFPSHYHIKVAVAGCPNDCTKAHMQDFGVIGQARMEYHPERCIGCGACVKACEHHATRVLSLNSKGLIDKDPCCCVGCGECVLACPASAWTRKPEKFYRIVIGGRTGKQTPRMGKTFINFATEEVVLGVFGNWQKFSAWALDYKPEYLHGGHLIDRAGYHKFKEIILDGVKLNPEALVAENIFWAETEYRSNFNVKSIGMHKSIESKRPIR from the coding sequence ATGAATCATGATATTAATATAAAAAATGTAAGAATAAATTGTTTTCGTCAATCAAAGGTTCCAGGAGAGTTTATGCTTCAAATGCGTGTACCAGGAGGAACTGTTAATGCAAAATATCTTAAAGATATTCAAAAAATTGCTGAAACATGGGGAAATGGAACTTTTCATATAGGAACAAGACAAACCTTTGATATACCAGGTATAAAGTATGAAAATATTAATGAAGTTAATAAATTTATTACAAATTACCTTAAAGAAGTTGAAGTAGATGCATGTAACTGTAATATGGAAATTACTGAAAATGGATATCCTACAATAGGTGCGAGAAATATAATGGCATGCATAGGGAACAGTCATTGTATAAAAGGGAATATTAATACTAAGGAAATGGCTAATAAAATAGAAAAACTTATTTTTCCTTCTCATTATCATATAAAAGTTGCTGTTGCAGGATGTCCCAATGATTGCACTAAAGCACATATGCAAGATTTTGGTGTTATAGGTCAAGCACGAATGGAATATCATCCTGAGAGATGCATAGGGTGTGGTGCCTGTGTAAAAGCTTGTGAACATCATGCAACACGAGTTCTTTCATTAAATTCAAAAGGATTGATTGATAAGGATCCGTGCTGTTGCGTTGGCTGTGGTGAATGTGTATTAGCATGTCCAGCAAGTGCGTGGACAAGAAAGCCTGAAAAATTTTATAGAATTGTGATAGGTGGAAGAACAGGAAAGCAGACACCTAGAATGGGAAAGACATTTATAAATTTTGCAACTGAAGAAGTTGTGCTTGGTGTATTTGGAAATTGGCAGAAATTTTCTGCATGGGCACTTGATTATAAACCTGAGTACCTTCATGGAGGCCATTTAATTGATAGGGCTGGATATCATAAATTTAAGGAAATAATTCTTGATGGAGTAAAACTTAATCCAGAAGCACTTGTTGCTGAGAATATATTTTGGGCAGAAACAGAGTACAGATCAAATTTTAATGTTAAATCTATTGGAATGCATAAAAGTATAGAATCAAAACGACCAATAAGATAA
- a CDS encoding TIGR03943 family putative permease subunit, translating to MKKFNFDILAKIIILISFSLFYLKILISKEILLYVHPRIIPFTILGICSMIIMAIFLISSLYKSYKRTFKIEKYIAFIIPLIIILIFQISTLKSNAKTLDFNSDNKSNSVSSSNNAEYTPDLYGGKTESYGDGTSSHNKLDICDNIINVNSKNFVSSLDEIISNCNEYEGKTIEISGFIYNDKNLKLNENQFIIARYMMVCCAADMQIAGLRCQYSTNQNSFDLNTWVKISGKVKIDTYEGSYDPLILIDKIEIDPNPDTSYVYPY from the coding sequence ATGAAAAAATTTAATTTTGATATATTAGCAAAAATAATAATACTTATAAGTTTTTCTCTTTTCTATCTTAAAATTCTTATAAGTAAAGAAATTTTATTATACGTTCATCCACGTATTATACCTTTTACAATATTAGGAATCTGCTCAATGATAATAATGGCTATATTTTTAATATCATCACTATATAAATCATATAAACGTACATTTAAAATTGAAAAATATATTGCATTTATTATTCCATTAATAATTATACTTATTTTTCAAATTTCTACTTTAAAATCTAATGCTAAAACATTAGATTTTAATTCAGATAATAAATCAAATTCAGTATCATCATCTAATAATGCTGAATATACACCTGATTTATATGGTGGAAAAACAGAAAGCTATGGTGATGGAACAAGCTCTCATAATAAATTGGATATATGCGATAACATAATAAATGTAAATTCCAAAAATTTTGTATCATCTCTTGATGAGATTATTAGCAATTGCAATGAATATGAAGGTAAAACTATAGAAATTTCTGGCTTTATATATAATGATAAGAACCTTAAACTAAATGAAAATCAATTTATAATAGCACGATATATGATGGTGTGTTGTGCCGCTGACATGCAGATTGCAGGACTTCGGTGCCAGTACAGTACTAATCAAAATTCTTTTGATCTTAATACATGGGTAAAAATCAGTGGTAAGGTTAAAATTGATACTTATGAAGGTTCTTATGATCCCTTAATACTAATTGATAAAATTGAAATAGATCCTAATCCAGATACTTCCTATGTATATCCTTATTGA
- a CDS encoding permease, which produces MKIKIELILGLLESGKTNFINSMLESDEFYNETIVVIQDEFGQTNINYPNDKISKKNINLITIEHNTDDDINENYIKDIIIKYCPERIFIETNGMKNSSYILKVFNNNVLKKLCIIDDIVSIIDAETFNLYYRNMQDLLVSQIFNSEKIILNNLNKFNKNEITNIISQIKNINETASIMEYSEFEDSPDYSYLELYDNNKNIFTFKTYIFIFLIIFFFTALSAFSLLDFSISSQYMTTLNKFYTVFISILIEGIPFILIGSFVSALIQIYVSKEFIIKVFPHNIFLSCIIAAFAGIVFPICDCGTIPVVKGFIRKKVPTAACITFLLSAPIVNPIAIISTMYAFQDMKSVVIYRILSGIIIAILIGLIMHFFTRDNPNILKTNTDPLSCECSICSDSYEYSKASIDTLRNIFFHTSDEFFNIGKFMIMGAFISSIFQTIVSFDRNLYFPNDNRTSLLIMILLAFLLSVCSTSDAFIAKGFLKLFSLNSVMGFLVVGPMLDIKNTFMLFGNFKKTFVLKLIFCIVIISFTVLINFNFS; this is translated from the coding sequence ATGAAAATAAAAATTGAACTTATTTTAGGTTTATTAGAATCAGGAAAAACAAACTTTATAAATTCTATGCTAGAAAGTGATGAATTTTACAATGAAACTATCGTTGTGATTCAAGATGAATTTGGACAAACTAATATCAACTATCCTAATGATAAAATTAGCAAAAAAAATATAAACTTAATAACAATAGAACATAATACAGATGATGATATTAATGAAAATTACATAAAAGATATTATCATTAAATATTGCCCAGAAAGAATATTTATAGAAACAAATGGTATGAAAAATTCTTCCTATATTTTAAAAGTATTCAATAATAATGTACTAAAAAAACTGTGTATTATTGATGATATTGTTTCAATAATAGATGCTGAAACCTTTAATCTATATTATAGAAATATGCAAGATTTACTTGTTTCACAGATATTTAACAGCGAAAAAATAATCTTAAACAACTTGAATAAATTTAATAAAAACGAAATTACTAATATTATTTCTCAAATAAAAAATATAAATGAAACAGCATCTATTATGGAATATTCAGAATTTGAAGATTCTCCTGATTACTCTTACTTAGAACTTTATGATAATAATAAAAATATCTTTACTTTTAAAACTTATATTTTTATATTTTTAATTATATTTTTCTTTACAGCTTTAAGTGCTTTTTCATTGTTAGATTTTTCAATATCATCTCAATATATGACTACACTTAATAAGTTCTATACTGTTTTTATAAGTATTTTAATTGAAGGAATCCCTTTTATTCTTATTGGAAGCTTTGTATCTGCCTTAATTCAAATTTATGTATCAAAAGAATTTATTATAAAGGTATTTCCACATAATATTTTTTTATCGTGTATAATTGCTGCTTTTGCTGGTATAGTATTTCCAATCTGTGATTGTGGAACAATTCCAGTAGTAAAGGGCTTTATAAGAAAAAAAGTTCCTACAGCTGCATGTATAACTTTTTTGCTCTCAGCCCCAATAGTAAATCCAATTGCTATTATTTCAACTATGTATGCTTTCCAGGATATGAAATCCGTAGTTATTTATAGAATACTTTCTGGAATTATTATTGCTATCTTAATTGGTCTTATAATGCATTTTTTTACAAGAGATAATCCTAATATTCTAAAAACCAATACTGATCCTCTAAGCTGTGAATGTTCTATATGTAGTGATTCGTATGAATATAGTAAAGCATCAATTGATACACTAAGAAATATATTTTTTCATACTAGTGATGAGTTTTTTAATATTGGAAAGTTCATGATTATGGGTGCATTTATTTCTAGTATTTTTCAAACAATTGTATCTTTTGATAGAAATCTATATTTTCCAAATGATAATAGAACTTCTCTTTTAATAATGATATTATTAGCATTCTTACTTTCAGTATGTTCTACTTCTGATGCGTTTATAGCCAAAGGATTTCTAAAATTATTTTCTTTAAATTCTGTAATGGGATTTTTAGTTGTAGGACCTATGCTTGATATAAAAAATACTTTCATGCTTTTTGGAAATTTTAAAAAGACCTTTGTTTTAAAACTCATATTTTGTATCGTTATTATATCTTTTACTGTTCTTATTAATTTTAATTTTTCATAA
- the asrB gene encoding anaerobic sulfite reductase subunit AsrB, with protein sequence MSNILSSKPCKIISINKESLHEYTFRVETDIVPEHGQFMELSIPKFGEAPISVSGFGSGYMDFTIRSVGKVTDEIFKLKKGDKIYLRGPYGKGWPVDKFKDKHIVVVAGGTGVAPVRSMINQFLYDNEYVKSLNLLFGFKDSQGVLFKNELIKWKDKFNTVYTLDNEKVDGFESGLVTAHLEKVFKEEFGDNYEIVIVGPPMMMHFTALEFLKLGVPEEKIWTSFERKMSCAVGKCGHCRIDETYVCLEGPVFNYTKAKTLLD encoded by the coding sequence ATGAGTAATATATTAAGTTCAAAACCATGCAAAATAATAAGTATAAATAAAGAAAGTTTACATGAATATACATTTAGAGTTGAAACTGATATAGTACCAGAACATGGTCAGTTCATGGAATTATCTATTCCTAAATTTGGTGAAGCACCAATATCAGTAAGTGGATTTGGAAGCGGGTATATGGACTTTACAATAAGATCTGTTGGAAAGGTTACAGATGAAATATTTAAGCTAAAAAAAGGAGATAAGATTTATTTAAGGGGTCCATATGGAAAAGGATGGCCAGTTGATAAATTTAAAGATAAACATATTGTGGTTGTAGCAGGAGGAACAGGAGTTGCACCTGTAAGAAGTATGATAAACCAATTTTTATATGATAATGAATATGTAAAGAGTTTAAATCTTCTTTTTGGATTTAAAGATTCACAAGGAGTATTGTTTAAAAATGAGCTTATAAAATGGAAAGATAAGTTTAATACAGTTTATACTCTTGATAATGAAAAAGTAGATGGTTTTGAAAGTGGTCTTGTTACTGCACATTTAGAAAAGGTATTTAAAGAAGAGTTTGGAGATAATTATGAAATAGTTATTGTGGGACCTCCAATGATGATGCACTTTACTGCATTAGAGTTTTTGAAACTTGGAGTTCCAGAAGAAAAGATATGGACTTCTTTTGAAAGAAAAATGTCATGTGCTGTAGGTAAATGTGGTCATTGTAGAATAGATGAAACATATGTATGTCTAGAGGGACCAGTGTTTAACTATACCAAGGCAAAAACTTTATTAGATTAG
- the rpiA gene encoding ribose 5-phosphate isomerase A, with protein MIFMKKKCAMEALKYIKDKSIIGLGGGSTISYLVSYIKETGLDVEIVTPSSVTERQCIENGLKVVPAWAVDSISVAFDGCDEIDNNLTALKSGGGIHTKEKIIASMAEDYILLVDESKVVEKLDFKYPVVLEIIPESIKIVEKTVKKLGGNTVMRSSSSKDGFTRSDHGLFLMDVNFNSEDVDDISVLNDKLKKIVGVVDTSLFYNIATKAIVAGENGVRIMECER; from the coding sequence ATGATTTTTATGAAAAAGAAATGTGCAATGGAGGCCTTAAAATATATAAAAGATAAGTCTATTATAGGACTTGGTGGAGGGAGTACTATTTCATATCTTGTTTCTTATATTAAAGAGACAGGATTGGATGTAGAGATTGTAACACCATCATCAGTAACAGAAAGACAATGCATTGAAAATGGATTAAAAGTAGTACCTGCATGGGCAGTTGATTCTATATCAGTTGCATTTGATGGGTGTGATGAAATTGATAATAATCTAACGGCATTAAAAAGTGGAGGCGGTATTCATACAAAAGAAAAAATAATAGCATCCATGGCAGAAGATTATATTTTGCTTGTTGATGAAAGTAAGGTGGTAGAAAAGTTAGATTTTAAATATCCAGTAGTCTTAGAAATAATACCTGAAAGTATAAAAATAGTTGAAAAAACTGTAAAGAAACTTGGTGGTAATACTGTTATGAGAAGCAGCAGTTCTAAAGATGGATTTACAAGAAGTGATCATGGATTGTTTTTAATGGATGTGAACTTTAATAGTGAGGATGTAGATGATATCTCAGTATTGAATGACAAACTAAAAAAAATAGTAGGAGTTGTGGATACATCTCTATTTTATAATATTGCAACCAAGGCAATAGTTGCAGGAGAAAACGGTGTAAGAATAATGGAATGTGAAAGGTAA
- the asrA gene encoding anaerobic sulfite reductase subunit AsrA produces the protein MGYKLTFNEVSELFNKLIEEYRIFAPKRFEKQGRYSNTDIIKYSEVTKVDEIVFNEKSTYPAKEVITPISQTLYYFTEDEIKESSYGDKRKILIFGRPCDINAQERQDKIYLHNGNFQDDFYKKVRSRVKFVCIECTEGFDTCFCVSMNSNKTDNYEMAVRVVDDGLLFNIKDVEFEKYFTTNNKADFNLEFIQKNKVDVRIPTIDSKEVVEKLKNHPMWNEFNGRCIECGSCTVSCSTCSCYTTRDIIYDAEGNIGERRRVQASCHIDGFDEMAGGHKFRKTAGDKMRYKVLHKIHDYKEKFGDNHMCVGCGRCTDRCPHHISMTATINKVADAVDEIVKER, from the coding sequence ATGGGTTACAAATTAACTTTTAATGAAGTAAGTGAATTATTTAACAAACTAATAGAAGAATATAGAATTTTTGCGCCAAAAAGATTTGAAAAACAAGGGAGATATTCTAATACGGATATTATAAAATATTCAGAAGTAACTAAAGTAGACGAAATCGTATTTAATGAAAAATCAACATATCCGGCAAAAGAAGTTATAACACCTATTTCCCAGACTTTGTATTATTTTACTGAGGATGAGATAAAGGAGAGTAGTTATGGAGATAAAAGAAAGATTCTGATTTTTGGAAGGCCATGTGATATTAATGCACAAGAAAGACAAGATAAGATTTATCTTCATAATGGAAATTTTCAGGATGATTTTTATAAGAAAGTAAGAAGCAGAGTAAAATTTGTATGTATTGAATGCACAGAAGGCTTTGATACATGTTTCTGTGTTTCAATGAATAGCAATAAAACAGATAATTACGAAATGGCAGTTAGAGTAGTTGATGATGGATTACTTTTTAATATCAAAGATGTTGAATTTGAAAAATATTTTACTACTAATAATAAAGCTGATTTTAATCTTGAATTTATTCAAAAAAATAAGGTTGATGTAAGAATCCCAACAATAGATAGTAAAGAAGTAGTAGAAAAATTAAAAAATCACCCTATGTGGAATGAATTTAATGGAAGATGTATTGAATGTGGAAGTTGTACAGTATCTTGTAGCACATGTTCATGCTATACAACAAGAGATATTATTTATGATGCAGAAGGAAATATTGGTGAAAGAAGAAGAGTTCAGGCATCGTGTCATATTGATGGATTTGATGAAATGGCAGGTGGACATAAATTCAGAAAAACTGCAGGAGATAAGATGAGGTATAAAGTACTTCATAAGATACATGATTATAAGGAGAAATTTGGAGATAATCATATGTGCGTAGGATGTGGAAGATGTACGGATAGATGTCCACATCACATTTCAATGACTGCAACTATAAACAAAGTAGCAGATGCTGTAGATGAAATAGTAAAGGAGAGATAA
- a CDS encoding CinA family protein, whose protein sequence is MINVDIVKKLIDKKIRITTMESCTGGFLISVITDVEGASNITDGGFVTYSNKQKIAMGVSEETIKTYGVYSSETAVKMAEVCKIKMGSNIGIGVTGTLSNVDINNKDSVQGEVYFSIKYDEKPIVSKKINVPIDTRHEQKKFIVNSILKELDKLL, encoded by the coding sequence ATGATTAATGTAGATATAGTAAAAAAATTGATTGATAAGAAAATTAGAATAACAACAATGGAAAGCTGTACTGGAGGATTTTTAATAAGTGTTATAACAGATGTTGAAGGAGCATCTAATATAACGGATGGAGGTTTTGTAACATACTCTAATAAGCAGAAAATAGCCATGGGAGTTTCAGAGGAGACAATAAAAACATATGGAGTGTATTCTTCAGAAACAGCTGTAAAAATGGCAGAAGTGTGCAAAATAAAAATGGGCAGTAATATAGGAATTGGAGTGACAGGGACCCTTAGTAATGTTGATATAAATAATAAAGATAGTGTTCAGGGAGAAGTATATTTTTCCATAAAATATGATGAAAAACCTATAGTAAGTAAGAAGATAAATGTTCCGATTGATACAAGACATGAGCAGAAAAAATTTATAGTTAACAGTATACTTAAAGAACTTGATAAACTTCTTTAG
- a CDS encoding MurR/RpiR family transcriptional regulator, whose translation MEKDKSIIDTIYAEYNSFFEAEKKIADYILKYGTKLIEMTISELAEAAGTSDATVTRFCRKCNMKGFHHLKITLAKELSESQKEDTRVSGDVSEENIKESLNNILFNKIEEMKQTILTINEEKFKEILQILRNAGIVQFVAVGNTIPVALDGCYKFNQVGVTSVANTIWETQIAYTYNLKENDVVIAISNSGASKRLIDVIKIAKEKGAVTIAITNSDKSPLAKLSNYHIKTATREKLFLEEYYFSRISAMTVIEILFLFMTVGKHDVYKTLSRHEQSIADDKV comes from the coding sequence ATGGAGAAAGATAAATCTATTATTGACACTATTTACGCTGAATATAACAGTTTTTTTGAAGCCGAAAAGAAGATTGCTGATTATATTTTAAAGTATGGAACCAAATTAATTGAAATGACCATTTCAGAATTAGCAGAAGCAGCTGGAACAAGTGATGCTACAGTAACAAGATTTTGTAGGAAATGCAATATGAAGGGGTTTCATCATTTAAAAATAACATTGGCAAAAGAATTATCAGAGTCCCAAAAAGAAGATACTAGGGTTTCAGGTGATGTAAGTGAAGAAAATATTAAGGAATCACTTAACAATATTCTTTTTAATAAAATCGAAGAAATGAAACAGACAATTCTTACAATAAACGAAGAAAAATTTAAGGAAATTCTACAGATATTGCGTAATGCAGGAATAGTACAGTTTGTAGCAGTAGGAAATACAATACCTGTAGCATTAGATGGGTGCTATAAATTCAATCAGGTTGGAGTTACATCTGTTGCTAATACAATATGGGAAACTCAAATTGCATATACATATAATTTGAAAGAGAATGATGTTGTAATAGCAATTTCAAACTCAGGAGCATCTAAAAGGCTGATTGATGTTATAAAGATTGCAAAAGAAAAAGGGGCAGTTACAATAGCTATAACAAATAGTGATAAATCGCCATTGGCAAAGTTAAGTAATTATCATATAAAGACTGCAACTAGAGAAAAGCTATTTTTAGAGGAGTATTATTTTTCAAGAATTTCAGCAATGACTGTAATTGAGATTTTATTTCTTTTTATGACAGTAGGAAAGCACGATGTATATAAAACATTAAGCAGACATGAGCAATCAATTGCTGATGATAAAGTATAA
- a CDS encoding methyl-accepting chemotaxis protein: MSGQSGKHNEKAKVDFFERHLKDKKINEKLKTTFIYIMSLFILAVVSSFIALQITGNKIKAFYDKPFVNSVLQLEIRKDTQIVVKNILLAVTTEDQNKAVQYINEANKYTQSVTDNIEKLESNFDNKELLEQLKNERAVQTRIRDELIKLVNENKKEEAIALYNSEYEKELNNLQDTLVKIGDYAKNNAERNYHSAITTKNITFIVLILISIGSIVSCIYMVFGLVKLLTKPIVELEEAAKKLEKGILDVEIKFESQDELGILANSFRNTCSFLKTIVLDINEILGELSDGNFNVNSSRLEHYIGDFSTTKDSIQKIIESLNYTFFEIKEATVQVKGGAEQVAETSQTISEGATEQASAIEELTASLGEVNEKVQNSVKHAKETNVITSELGVQIEESNEKMNEMVKAMEEIDNSSRNIREIINTIASISEQTNLLALNAAIEAARAGESGKGFAVVAEEVRKLAEESSQAVKDTAELIESSIKSVEKGKIIADTTAVSLKEAVKKTEEAVQLVDNISNISEVQAVSINQINGGIDQIADVVQSNSAIAEESAAASEELSAQADTLESMISRFKLKK; the protein is encoded by the coding sequence ATGAGCGGACAGTCTGGAAAACACAACGAAAAAGCAAAGGTTGATTTTTTTGAAAGGCATCTTAAAGATAAAAAAATAAATGAAAAATTAAAAACTACATTTATTTATATTATGTCACTATTTATATTGGCTGTAGTATCATCATTTATTGCACTTCAAATAACAGGTAATAAAATCAAGGCTTTTTATGACAAACCTTTCGTAAATTCAGTTTTACAACTTGAGATAAGAAAAGACACACAAATAGTTGTAAAAAACATATTATTAGCAGTAACAACAGAAGATCAGAATAAAGCGGTACAATATATAAATGAAGCAAATAAATATACTCAAAGCGTTACGGATAATATAGAAAAATTAGAGAGTAATTTTGATAATAAGGAGTTATTGGAGCAATTAAAAAATGAGCGAGCAGTACAAACTAGGATAAGAGATGAATTAATTAAATTAGTAAATGAGAACAAAAAGGAAGAGGCAATTGCACTTTATAATTCAGAGTATGAAAAAGAACTAAATAATCTTCAAGATACTTTAGTTAAGATAGGAGATTATGCAAAAAATAATGCAGAAAGAAACTATCATAGTGCAATAACAACAAAAAATATAACATTTATAGTTTTAATTTTAATTTCAATAGGAAGTATAGTATCATGTATTTATATGGTCTTTGGATTAGTTAAGTTATTAACAAAACCGATTGTAGAATTAGAAGAAGCAGCAAAAAAATTAGAAAAAGGTATACTTGATGTTGAAATTAAATTTGAGTCACAAGATGAATTAGGTATTTTAGCAAATAGTTTTAGAAATACATGTTCCTTCTTGAAAACTATTGTTTTAGATATTAATGAAATCTTAGGGGAATTATCAGATGGAAATTTTAATGTCAATAGCAGTCGTTTAGAGCACTATATAGGTGATTTTTCAACTACAAAAGATTCGATTCAAAAAATAATAGAATCACTAAATTATACATTCTTTGAAATAAAAGAAGCAACAGTACAAGTTAAGGGTGGAGCAGAGCAAGTTGCAGAGACATCTCAGACAATATCTGAAGGAGCAACTGAACAGGCAAGCGCAATAGAAGAATTAACCGCGTCACTTGGAGAAGTAAATGAAAAAGTTCAAAATTCAGTTAAGCATGCAAAAGAAACTAATGTAATAACAAGTGAACTAGGAGTTCAAATAGAAGAAAGCAATGAAAAAATGAATGAAATGGTGAAAGCTATGGAGGAAATAGATAATTCTTCTAGAAACATTAGAGAAATAATAAACACAATAGCCAGTATTTCAGAACAAACAAATCTTTTAGCTCTTAATGCTGCAATAGAAGCTGCAAGAGCAGGAGAATCGGGAAAGGGATTTGCTGTTGTTGCAGAAGAGGTTAGAAAGCTTGCAGAAGAAAGTTCACAGGCTGTTAAGGATACAGCAGAATTGATTGAAAGTTCAATAAAATCAGTAGAAAAAGGGAAGATAATTGCTGATACTACAGCAGTATCATTAAAAGAAGCTGTTAAAAAGACAGAAGAAGCTGTGCAGTTAGTTGATAATATAAGTAATATATCGGAGGTACAAGCTGTGTCAATAAATCAAATAAATGGTGGAATAGACCAAATTGCTGATGTAGTACAATCAAACTCTGCAATAGCTGAAGAAAGTGCGGCTGCAAGTGAAGAACTTTCAGCTCAAGCAGATACATTAGAATCTATGATAAGCAGATTTAAGTTAAAAAAATAG
- a CDS encoding metallophosphoesterase family protein, with product MNIKRIEKISLLILIISIVFIGCSIQNNTVENAKLNEKVSINKDSTNNADLSFVVLGDIHDNTENFEKAIDDFYSINSNIDALILNGDNVDQGVDKQYTSLKNSIIKKSKKLPETIIKNIGNHEFYNYDMDTNSKEDIDSFTKKYLEFSETEKVYHDNWIKGYHFISLGSDNINSEDLNTTQASLSEEQLLWLKEKLNEDYQTGKPIFVFLHQPITVDFFGRTWIGVRQADELNYILSSYPEVIIFSSHTHKEFGEDSIKENMPFTMTYTGAVGYTLVNDSKEENGRRRDIDCDNGIYIEVNGNEVTLKGRDIENHNWVYSKTLEK from the coding sequence ATGAATATAAAAAGAATTGAGAAAATAAGTTTACTTATTTTAATAATATCTATAGTTTTTATTGGATGTAGTATACAGAATAATACTGTTGAAAATGCAAAATTAAATGAGAAAGTGTCAATTAATAAAGACTCTACAAATAATGCTGATTTATCATTTGTGGTTCTTGGAGATATTCATGATAATACAGAGAATTTTGAAAAAGCTATAGATGATTTTTATAGTATAAATTCTAATATTGATGCATTGATATTAAATGGAGATAATGTAGATCAGGGAGTAGATAAACAATATACTTCTTTAAAAAATTCAATTATAAAGAAATCTAAAAAATTACCAGAAACTATAATAAAAAATATAGGAAATCATGAATTTTATAATTATGATATGGATACTAACTCTAAGGAAGATATTGATAGTTTTACTAAGAAGTATCTTGAGTTTTCAGAAACAGAAAAAGTATATCATGATAATTGGATTAAAGGATATCACTTTATTTCACTAGGAAGTGATAACATTAATTCAGAAGATTTAAACACTACACAGGCATCTCTTTCGGAAGAGCAACTATTATGGCTAAAAGAAAAATTAAATGAAGATTATCAAACTGGAAAACCAATATTTGTATTTCTTCATCAACCTATAACTGTAGATTTTTTTGGAAGGACTTGGATTGGTGTAAGGCAAGCTGATGAACTTAATTATATATTAAGTAGTTATCCAGAAGTTATCATTTTTTCATCACATACCCATAAAGAGTTTGGAGAAGATTCTATTAAGGAAAACATGCCATTTACTATGACTTATACAGGAGCAGTAGGGTATACACTAGTTAACGATTCAAAGGAGGAAAATGGAAGAAGAAGAGATATTGATTGTGATAATGGAATTTATATAGAGGTAAATGGTAATGAAGTTACTTTAAAGGGAAGGGATATAGAAAATCATAATTGGGTGTATTCAAAAACCTTAGAAAAATAA
- a CDS encoding S-ribosylhomocysteine lyase, with protein sequence MQKIASFTIDHIKLLPGIYVSRKDNINGQVITTFDIRMTAPNREPVMNTAEIHTIEHLGATFLRNNEEYKEKVVYFGPMGCRTGFYLLLAGDYESKDIVSLINEMYKFVAGFEGEVPGAAAKDCGNYLDMNLPMARYVAGKFVREVLDNISDERLIYPE encoded by the coding sequence TTGCAGAAAATAGCTAGTTTTACAATTGATCATATTAAATTATTACCAGGAATATATGTCTCAAGAAAAGATAATATCAATGGACAAGTTATAACGACATTTGATATTCGTATGACAGCTCCAAATCGCGAACCAGTGATGAATACAGCAGAGATCCATACAATTGAGCATTTAGGTGCAACTTTTTTAAGAAACAATGAAGAATATAAAGAAAAAGTAGTATATTTTGGACCTATGGGATGCAGAACAGGATTTTACCTATTATTAGCAGGTGATTATGAATCAAAAGATATAGTTTCATTAATAAATGAAATGTATAAATTTGTTGCTGGATTTGAAGGAGAAGTTCCAGGGGCAGCAGCAAAAGATTGTGGAAATTATCTTGATATGAATTTACCAATGGCACGTTATGTTGCTGGTAAATTTGTACGTGAGGTTTTAGATAATATTTCTGATGAAAGACTTATATATCCAGAATAG